A single window of Mustela erminea isolate mMusErm1 chromosome 4, mMusErm1.Pri, whole genome shotgun sequence DNA harbors:
- the LOC116588598 gene encoding trem-like transcript 4 protein, with the protein MAWEATCLLPPVLLVLLASGSWGQKPEMLHLLEGESFSVKCLYPPQKGSEAVKFWCRWDLPRTCTLLATSPQLWGKPQNSIEDKVGRGYFIVTMTELRVEDSGSYSCGIYKSSRKFFQRNIHLVVSRGLEWHLLRPAAKPAQPSGELGTQRTLVSCLVNHQPPKPWLTVHSMSTSGTTAWTSATSPVTDSPQGNWQLIVPSSTLGVLLVLVLILLMILFFRKARRSAAKGEDKSHHIYNNISVQKEPSTGHRKELSPRQRRSQLSWGSDQQKGSDEDTGAICYASLIHLNQFGPEDSIYVNTQPKLKPTPDPFLTVEYACIPGTRPQPTKSTAPDRELKS; encoded by the exons ATGGCCTGGGAGGCCACATGCCTGCTGCCGCCTGTCCTGCTGGTGCTCCTGGCCTCAG GCTCATGGGGACAGAAGCCAGAGATGCTGCATCTCCTGGAAGGGGAGTCCTTCTCTGTGAAGTGCCTGTACCCGCCCCAGAAAGGCTCAGAAGCCGTGAAATTCTGGTGCAGGTGGGACTTACCACGTACCTGTACCCTGTTAGCCACCTCACCCCAACTCTGGGGGAAGCCTCAAAACTCCATTGAGGATAAAGTCGGACGGGGCTACTTCATCGTCACCATGACCGAGCTCAGGGTAGAAGACTCTGGATCTTATTCATGTGGAATCTACAAATCCTCCAGGAaattttttcagagaaacatCCATCTGGTGGTATCTCGGG GGCTTGAATGGCATCTTCTCAGACCAGCTGCCAAGCCTGCTCAGCCATCTGGTGAGCTGGGCACCCAGAGGACCCTGGTCAGCTGCTTGGTCAATCACCAACCACCCAAGCCATGGCTCACTGTCCACTCCAT GAGCACCAGTGGGACCACAGCTTGGACTTCTGCCACCAGCCCTGTCACTGACAG CCCTCAGGGCAACTGGCAGCTCATCGTTCCCAGCTCTACGTTGGGTGTCCTGCTGGTGCTGGTGCTCATCCTCCTTATGATCCTGTTCTTCAGGAAAGCCCGCAGAAGCGCCGCAAAAG GTGAGGACAAATCCCACCACATCTATAACAACATCTCAGTCCAGAAGGAACCGAGCACTGGGCATAGGAAGGAACTCTCACCAAGGCAGAGGCGATCTCAGCTTTCCTGG GGCTCGGATCAACAGAAGGGCTCTGATGAGGACACTGGGGCCATCTGCTATGCCTCACTTATCCACCTGAATCAATTTGGCCCTGAGGACTCCATCTACGTCAATACTCAGCCCAAACTGAAACCCACGCCTGATCCCTTTCTGACTGTAGAATATGCCTGCATCCCTGGAACCAGACCCCAGCCCACCAAGTCAACTGCCCCAGATAGGGAGCTCAAGAGCTAA